The following proteins come from a genomic window of Terribacillus aidingensis:
- the proB gene encoding glutamate 5-kinase, whose protein sequence is MKIWKLEDVIISIQATKPKRIVVKIGSSSLTSLHGEISRKKLEKLVEQLVKLKDNGYEVLLVSSGAVAAGYRKLGFLERPKSLPEKQAAASIGQGLLMEAYSDLFLSHGYVASQILITRGDFSDETRYNNVRNTINVLVDRGIIPIINENDTVTVDRLRFGDNDTLSAKVAGLVGADFLAVLSDIDGLYTDNPVKNPKATRIERVKAITPEIEAAAGDAGSAVGTGGMKSKLDAFKIAMASGIKGFLGDATEKDIIYRSVLGEAEGTYFEADQDTDYLNRKKQWIAFNSGPVGEIIMKMNDQTPHSVEFHNISAIKGNFKQGDVVRILDETGARIGLGIVNQAASELWQALASPVRNIEETIVDQEAFVCELEHTVPIR, encoded by the coding sequence ATGAAAATCTGGAAACTGGAGGACGTTATCATTTCTATTCAAGCAACAAAACCGAAACGTATTGTCGTCAAGATCGGAAGCAGTTCATTGACCAGTCTGCATGGAGAAATCAGCCGTAAGAAGCTTGAGAAACTAGTGGAGCAGCTCGTGAAACTGAAAGACAACGGCTATGAAGTATTGCTTGTTTCATCTGGCGCTGTGGCAGCGGGTTATCGCAAGCTAGGGTTTCTGGAAAGACCGAAATCATTGCCGGAAAAACAAGCTGCTGCATCTATCGGACAGGGCTTGCTGATGGAAGCCTACTCGGATTTATTCTTGTCCCATGGCTATGTGGCATCGCAGATTTTGATTACACGTGGCGACTTCTCGGACGAAACCCGTTATAATAATGTTAGAAATACAATAAACGTTTTGGTTGATCGCGGCATCATCCCGATCATAAACGAAAACGATACAGTGACAGTCGACAGACTGCGCTTTGGAGATAATGACACACTATCGGCAAAGGTTGCCGGATTGGTCGGTGCGGATTTCCTAGCAGTACTTTCTGACATTGATGGTTTGTATACGGATAATCCAGTCAAAAATCCGAAAGCAACCCGCATTGAGCGGGTGAAAGCCATCACACCGGAAATAGAGGCGGCCGCAGGGGATGCAGGCAGTGCAGTCGGAACCGGCGGCATGAAGTCCAAGCTGGATGCATTCAAGATTGCGATGGCATCTGGAATCAAAGGTTTTCTTGGCGATGCAACAGAAAAAGATATCATCTATCGCTCGGTGTTGGGTGAAGCAGAAGGAACATACTTCGAAGCTGATCAGGATACGGATTATCTGAATCGCAAGAAACAGTGGATTGCTTTCAATTCAGGACCAGTGGGTGAAATCATCATGAAAATGAATGATCAGACACCACATTCCGTTGAATTTCATAATATCAGCGCCATCAAGGGAAACTTCAAACAAGGTGACGTCGTGCGCATTTTGGATGAAACAGGAGCTCGGATCGGTCTAGGCATCGTGAATCAAGCTGCGTCCGAACTTTGGCAGGCATTAGCGAGTCCGGTAAGGAATATAGAAGAGACGATAGTCGATCAGGAAGCATTTGTTTGTGAACTAGAGCATACCGTACCAATTCGATGA
- the proC gene encoding pyrroline-5-carboxylate reductase, protein MLSQKERLGILTNKRILYVGAGSMAEGMIAGMNGSDSVHNEQVYVTNRTNSERLGELQERYAITGIPHAEVDWVSMDVIILVMKPKDITAALIDLQDKVQERQLVISVAAGIQNEQIEHYLPENQPVVRIMPNTSSTIGESATAIAPGKYVSVEQLTLATELVKTFGEAFVIAEDQMDVFTGMAGSGPAYFYRLMEHFEETGVAAGFDREQARKIGTQTMLGAAKMLLETKEDPESLRKKVTSPNGTTAAGLEALNNGGAGEAMTKAILSAAERSNAISEELKKQQLTR, encoded by the coding sequence ATTCTTTCTCAAAAGGAGCGATTAGGTATCTTAACTAACAAACGGATTTTGTATGTCGGAGCAGGATCGATGGCAGAAGGAATGATTGCAGGAATGAACGGGTCAGACAGCGTGCATAACGAGCAGGTTTATGTGACAAATCGAACGAACTCGGAGCGTCTGGGTGAGCTGCAGGAGCGTTATGCCATTACCGGAATTCCTCACGCTGAGGTGGATTGGGTCAGTATGGATGTCATCATACTTGTGATGAAGCCGAAGGACATCACCGCTGCATTGATCGACTTGCAAGATAAGGTTCAGGAAAGGCAGCTGGTCATATCGGTAGCAGCAGGTATCCAGAATGAACAAATCGAGCATTATCTGCCAGAAAACCAACCCGTTGTTCGTATCATGCCTAACACGTCCAGTACCATTGGTGAATCGGCTACAGCCATTGCACCTGGAAAATATGTATCTGTAGAACAGCTTACACTCGCCACAGAACTGGTAAAGACCTTTGGAGAGGCTTTTGTTATTGCAGAAGATCAAATGGATGTTTTCACAGGAATGGCCGGCAGCGGACCTGCCTATTTCTATAGACTGATGGAGCATTTCGAGGAAACTGGTGTAGCTGCAGGATTCGATCGAGAGCAAGCAAGGAAGATTGGAACCCAGACTATGCTCGGTGCTGCTAAGATGCTATTAGAAACGAAGGAAGACCCGGAGTCTTTAAGGAAAAAAGTGACGTCGCCAAATGGTACAACGGCAGCAGGACTGGAAGCACTGAATAATGGTGGTGCTGGAGAAGCGATGACCAAGGCAATCCTTTCTGCAGCTGAACGATCCAATGCTATCAGCGAGGAGCTAAAAAAACAACAGCTGACTCGCTAA
- a CDS encoding PepSY domain-containing protein, translated as MEAQKEPSVSKQKQQKRRSLYQSVWRWHFYAGLIIMPFLIILAITGGVYLFKPQIEAALYKDYYEVTPQTTVTTPSEQINTVEAVNPNAAVTSYRPSDSPDRSAEVGITEDGKAYTVYVDPYENVILGKLEDSFKLVNVFEKIHGELLMGTFGDRIVEWAACWALILIITGVYLGWPKMKGKSKIFGVLIPRLNKGKKLRARDLHVVPAFWISLGLLFLILTGLPWSGLWGNNFQTLTTNAGVGYPPSVWVGDAPASDVKTKEIADVPWSAENLPVPISTNQQYTQLSVDDVVSIAEAEGVKPGYNIMIPQTQDGVFTLSAFPPKARDEVTMHIDQYTGAVLADYRYDNYHTLGKIIAYGITIHKGTEFGIWNQIIGLLVLIGIIGIAVSGFILWLSRKPEGKLGSPKAPSDKVMKGVIVLIIILGIIFPLVGISIIVVWLFDRFVIPRVPALKRFFNA; from the coding sequence ATGGAGGCACAAAAGGAGCCGTCGGTGTCGAAGCAGAAACAACAGAAACGTCGGTCACTTTATCAGTCTGTCTGGCGCTGGCATTTCTATGCAGGTCTTATAATTATGCCATTCCTCATTATTCTGGCTATCACAGGCGGTGTTTATCTATTTAAACCTCAAATCGAAGCAGCCCTTTACAAGGACTATTATGAAGTCACACCGCAAACTACTGTCACAACTCCGTCCGAGCAAATTAATACAGTGGAAGCTGTGAATCCGAATGCAGCAGTGACGTCGTATCGTCCAAGTGACAGTCCAGACCGTTCTGCTGAGGTAGGTATTACAGAAGACGGTAAAGCTTATACCGTTTACGTAGACCCTTATGAAAATGTCATACTCGGTAAATTAGAAGACTCTTTCAAGCTCGTTAACGTATTTGAAAAAATTCATGGTGAGCTGCTGATGGGTACTTTCGGGGATCGTATTGTCGAGTGGGCAGCTTGCTGGGCGCTGATCTTGATCATTACTGGCGTTTACCTGGGCTGGCCTAAAATGAAAGGGAAATCGAAAATCTTTGGTGTTCTCATTCCGCGCTTGAACAAAGGGAAAAAACTACGGGCACGTGACTTGCACGTAGTGCCCGCATTCTGGATTTCGTTAGGTCTTCTGTTTCTGATTCTTACAGGACTGCCTTGGTCAGGATTATGGGGAAACAATTTCCAAACGCTTACCACTAATGCAGGTGTCGGCTATCCACCTTCTGTGTGGGTTGGTGATGCTCCTGCTTCTGATGTGAAAACAAAAGAAATCGCAGATGTGCCTTGGTCAGCTGAGAACTTGCCAGTTCCAATTTCAACAAATCAGCAATACACACAGCTATCTGTAGATGATGTTGTGTCGATAGCCGAAGCGGAAGGTGTAAAGCCGGGATATAATATCATGATTCCGCAAACGCAGGATGGCGTATTCACTTTATCTGCTTTCCCGCCGAAAGCTCGGGATGAAGTTACAATGCATATTGATCAGTATACTGGCGCTGTTTTGGCAGATTACCGCTATGACAATTATCATACGCTTGGTAAGATTATTGCTTATGGTATTACCATTCATAAAGGAACGGAATTCGGTATCTGGAATCAGATTATCGGATTGCTTGTTTTGATTGGCATTATAGGTATTGCTGTGAGCGGCTTCATCCTATGGCTCTCCCGCAAACCGGAAGGGAAGCTTGGCTCGCCGAAAGCACCGTCTGATAAAGTCATGAAAGGCGTTATCGTACTGATTATCATTCTTGGCATCATCTTCCCGCTTGTCGGAATCTCGATTATCGTCGTCTGGCTGTTTGACCGGTTTGTCATTCCGAGGGTGCCTGCACTGAAGAGGTTCTTTAATGCGTAA
- a CDS encoding FixH family protein, with translation MRLFKITPLLLTFFLLAACSADPEAADHYAKREEVNVIIEAPESIEADSAPKIDVKLSHDGKALEQEATVNFLVWKDENKADAETIPASLDTDGTYHLEYTFPSDGVYFVKADVKVDNIHLMPTKQIRVGELTQEEIEKIEQEQEQKKQDDSGSHHHH, from the coding sequence ATGCGACTATTTAAAATTACGCCGTTGTTACTGACATTCTTTCTCCTTGCTGCATGCTCTGCCGATCCTGAAGCAGCTGACCATTACGCGAAACGGGAAGAAGTGAACGTGATCATTGAAGCTCCTGAATCCATCGAAGCAGATTCTGCTCCTAAAATAGATGTAAAGCTGTCACATGATGGGAAAGCACTTGAACAGGAAGCAACCGTCAACTTCCTTGTATGGAAAGATGAGAACAAAGCAGATGCAGAAACAATTCCTGCCTCATTGGATACAGACGGAACCTATCATCTGGAATATACCTTCCCATCTGATGGCGTATATTTTGTTAAAGCAGATGTAAAGGTCGATAATATCCATTTGATGCCGACGAAACAAATTCGCGTTGGAGAATTGACGCAAGAAGAGATAGAAAAGATAGAACAGGAACAAGAACAGAAAAAACAGGATGATAGTGGAAGCCACCATCATCATTAA
- a CDS encoding FtsW/RodA/SpoVE family cell cycle protein: MQKLQTYLEKFDYIYFSLIILLGLASLVSLYQVQLLQGEYFVLQQVVWYVIGLGGCFVVSYFLDLDILKRLSLFVYLFFLLLLVGILIAPSSISKEINEAYGWYTIGGFSFQPAESMKIGLILYLAQVISKGTDSSPTLKEEILLVGKLTVITLIPVAVVMQFPDFGNAMVYLAIYGAMLLVSRVRIKTILLIFSVPLTIVLALTITYFVATDFFLDRILGMLPSYQASRFYGWLQPEKYTISGYQLNQSIMAIGSGNMSGYEHLPHVPYAYSDLIFAVIGGVFGFVGTSLVLLLYFMLIYKIVMISQRYHDSFGTLIGAGIAGFLTFQIFQNVGMSIGLMPVTGLGLPLISYGGSALVITLASLGLILNMRVNTMTFMFGNK; this comes from the coding sequence ATGCAAAAACTGCAAACATATCTAGAGAAATTCGATTATATCTACTTTTCACTTATCATACTGCTCGGACTTGCAAGCCTAGTCAGTTTATATCAAGTACAACTCTTGCAAGGAGAATATTTTGTTCTGCAGCAAGTTGTCTGGTATGTAATTGGTTTAGGCGGCTGTTTTGTCGTGTCTTATTTTCTTGATCTCGATATACTGAAGCGTTTATCACTTTTTGTTTATCTTTTTTTCCTGCTGTTATTAGTAGGTATCTTGATTGCACCCTCCAGCATCTCCAAAGAAATCAATGAAGCATACGGCTGGTATACAATCGGCGGCTTTTCATTCCAGCCTGCTGAATCGATGAAAATCGGATTGATTCTGTATCTGGCACAAGTGATCAGTAAAGGGACGGATAGCTCTCCTACATTAAAGGAGGAAATACTGCTTGTCGGCAAACTGACAGTTATCACATTAATCCCTGTTGCTGTCGTCATGCAATTTCCAGACTTCGGTAATGCAATGGTTTATCTTGCTATTTACGGGGCGATGCTGCTTGTTTCCCGCGTCCGGATAAAAACGATACTGCTTATCTTCTCTGTTCCATTAACGATTGTACTTGCCTTAACCATTACATACTTCGTTGCGACTGATTTCTTCCTCGATCGGATACTCGGCATGCTGCCAAGCTATCAGGCAAGCCGTTTCTATGGCTGGCTGCAGCCAGAAAAATATACGATTTCCGGCTATCAGCTGAATCAATCGATCATGGCGATTGGTTCTGGTAATATGAGTGGCTACGAACATCTGCCACATGTGCCATACGCCTATTCAGATTTGATTTTCGCAGTCATAGGCGGCGTTTTCGGCTTTGTCGGAACAAGTCTTGTCCTGCTTCTTTACTTTATGCTCATTTATAAAATCGTCATGATTTCCCAGCGTTATCATGATTCATTCGGAACCTTGATTGGTGCAGGAATCGCTGGTTTCCTGACATTTCAGATATTCCAAAATGTCGGTATGAGTATCGGACTGATGCCCGTAACGGGACTTGGTTTGCCGCTTATCAGCTATGGAGGAAGTGCCCTCGTCATTACACTTGCATCTCTTGGATTGATCCTCAATATGCGTGTAAATACGATGACGTTTATGTTTGGAAACAAATAG
- a CDS encoding MATE family efflux transporter, which translates to MQHKNYLALALPLTLSTITTPLLGVVDTAVVGQLSNASYIGGVAIGTIIFNTMYWLFGFLRVSTSGFAAQASASLDKEEHVMALMRPFLVAFIVGLLFVLIQQPILHYSLSFLGASDAVNSSASAYFSIRIWGAPFALANYVILGWLIGMSYIKATLVLQISTNVLNIILCILSVHVWDLGVAGVGTSTLIAEIFSCVFGIVLLRKYAGSILQHPFVQVLRRAVDPKPMWRMMKVNRDLFIRTICLLIVFNLFTAKGAAFGEDMLAANAILIQIHYMMAYFFDGFANASSIVAGRALGERNEKLFSQSLRLSLQWGLGIGVTLALLFLAGQEWIYPLFSDQQRIIELTGSYANWLVLFPIVASLGLVYYGVFTGVTEVRFVRNSMILAVLLYLAALYALQPLGNHGLWIAFLLFSLGRSVFLIMYVPKLRRLFQQTAAA; encoded by the coding sequence ATGCAGCATAAAAACTACTTAGCGCTAGCCCTGCCGCTGACCCTATCAACGATCACGACGCCATTGCTCGGTGTTGTTGATACAGCCGTTGTCGGCCAGCTTTCCAATGCTTCTTATATTGGCGGGGTCGCCATCGGTACGATTATATTCAATACGATGTACTGGCTTTTCGGATTCCTACGGGTAAGTACATCCGGGTTTGCCGCTCAGGCATCTGCCAGTCTCGATAAAGAAGAACATGTAATGGCGTTAATGCGTCCTTTCCTGGTCGCTTTTATTGTCGGCCTGCTATTCGTTCTTATACAGCAGCCGATCCTGCACTATTCCCTCTCCTTCCTAGGAGCGAGTGATGCCGTGAATAGCAGTGCTTCGGCTTACTTCTCAATCCGGATTTGGGGTGCGCCATTTGCGCTTGCTAACTATGTCATCCTTGGCTGGCTGATTGGCATGTCCTATATCAAAGCAACACTTGTTCTGCAGATAAGCACGAATGTGCTGAATATCATTCTTTGTATTCTTTCAGTTCATGTGTGGGATTTGGGAGTGGCTGGTGTAGGTACTTCTACGCTGATTGCCGAGATTTTCTCTTGTGTATTCGGCATTGTCCTGCTGCGCAAATACGCCGGCAGCATCTTGCAGCATCCATTCGTACAGGTCTTGCGACGTGCAGTCGATCCTAAACCGATGTGGCGAATGATGAAGGTCAACCGAGATTTATTCATTCGGACGATATGCTTACTTATTGTTTTTAACCTGTTTACAGCAAAAGGTGCTGCGTTTGGGGAAGATATGCTGGCAGCCAATGCCATCCTGATTCAGATTCACTATATGATGGCGTATTTCTTTGATGGCTTCGCTAATGCGTCCAGCATCGTGGCCGGTCGGGCGCTTGGGGAACGCAATGAAAAACTCTTTTCGCAATCTCTGCGTCTATCTCTGCAATGGGGGCTTGGTATCGGGGTGACGCTTGCGCTTCTGTTCCTTGCTGGCCAGGAGTGGATCTATCCTTTGTTCTCCGATCAGCAGCGCATTATCGAGCTGACTGGCTCCTATGCCAACTGGCTTGTTCTGTTTCCGATCGTCGCCAGCCTTGGCCTTGTCTATTATGGCGTTTTCACTGGCGTAACGGAAGTACGCTTTGTCCGCAACTCCATGATTCTTGCTGTCCTGCTTTACTTAGCGGCGCTTTATGCCCTGCAGCCACTCGGCAATCATGGACTATGGATCGCCTTCCTGCTGTTCAGTCTCGGTCGGTCCGTCTTCCTTATCATGTATGTACCAAAGCTGCGCCGGCTGTTTCAGCAGACGGCAGCAGCTTGA
- a CDS encoding DNA polymerase IV: MDYSGFQQHEVLCVDMRSFYASVECVKRGLNPMTTLLAVVGDTKRPGSIVLAASPALKKKHGVSNVSRYFELPEDPELVIAEAHMKDYLEVSVAITELVHEYVPMEAIHVYSVDEFWVTLDGTEKLHGTAEETAAKLQADILEQFGVTAAIGIGDNKFLAKVVMDIHAKKQTSGIAVCHYQDVPRLLWPVPIQDVWGIGRRMQRNLNRMGIVTLGHLAHTSLEHLKKRYGVMGEQLYWHAWGIDESEVLGDFVKQEQKSYGHGITLLRNYRGEEIPTIILELCEEACRRARRDRKEGNTVHLAVGYASQHGGGFSRSRSFTSPSNLTTDMYKLCLELFHEYYQKGHEVRRVSVSLTNLYEEEATQLSLFEDKSKQKDLSRTMDQIRARFGTTAILRASSHTAAGMTIERSTKIGGHQA, from the coding sequence ATGGATTATAGCGGATTTCAGCAGCATGAGGTATTGTGTGTGGATATGCGGAGCTTCTATGCAAGTGTGGAATGCGTTAAACGCGGCCTTAATCCGATGACGACACTGCTTGCAGTGGTCGGGGATACGAAGCGGCCGGGTAGTATTGTGCTCGCTGCTAGTCCTGCGCTGAAGAAGAAGCATGGCGTCAGCAATGTGAGCCGTTATTTCGAGTTGCCGGAAGATCCGGAACTCGTCATTGCGGAAGCACATATGAAGGATTACTTGGAGGTTTCGGTGGCAATTACCGAGCTAGTGCATGAGTATGTGCCGATGGAAGCGATCCATGTTTATTCTGTCGACGAATTCTGGGTGACACTTGATGGCACGGAAAAGCTGCATGGAACTGCAGAGGAGACAGCGGCCAAGCTGCAGGCGGATATCCTGGAGCAATTCGGTGTTACGGCGGCCATTGGAATCGGAGATAACAAGTTCCTGGCCAAGGTCGTGATGGATATTCATGCAAAGAAACAGACCTCTGGTATTGCTGTTTGCCATTATCAGGATGTGCCGCGCTTATTGTGGCCGGTCCCGATACAGGATGTTTGGGGGATTGGACGACGAATGCAGCGGAATTTGAATCGGATGGGTATTGTCACGCTTGGGCATCTTGCTCATACTTCCTTGGAGCATCTCAAGAAACGGTATGGTGTGATGGGTGAGCAATTATACTGGCATGCATGGGGAATCGATGAGAGCGAGGTGCTCGGTGATTTCGTCAAACAGGAGCAGAAAAGCTACGGACACGGCATTACACTGCTGCGTAATTACCGTGGCGAAGAGATTCCGACCATCATCTTGGAGCTATGCGAGGAGGCCTGCAGACGGGCAAGACGAGATAGGAAGGAAGGCAATACAGTCCATCTGGCTGTTGGGTATGCCAGTCAGCATGGCGGCGGCTTCAGCCGGTCCCGTTCCTTTACGAGCCCTTCGAATCTGACGACGGATATGTATAAGCTTTGCCTCGAACTATTTCATGAGTACTACCAAAAAGGCCACGAAGTCAGACGGGTGTCTGTCTCCCTGACCAATTTATACGAAGAAGAAGCAACGCAGCTCAGCTTGTTTGAGGACAAAAGCAAGCAGAAGGATTTGAGTCGGACGATGGATCAGATTCGGGCGCGCTTTGGTACGACCGCCATTCTGCGTGCCAGCAGCCATACAGCTGCCGGAATGACAATTGAACGCAGTACGAAAATCGGAGGCCATCAGGCCTGA
- a CDS encoding HAD-IIB family hydrolase — protein sequence MSVKKCFASTDSTKALICFDFDETYFPHACEKGQLEDLHAMELYLDQISRQYHVKIAWVTGSDCNSLAAKMERAHLTYMPHFIAANLGTELYQLTAGGELKEIYDWKKHLPVQEEFNQLVEDLIHMLSLDGIALQPQTMHGQSSYKKNYYYFPNEDDLAEVMHRIRQAAAAAKVGLNVNACNPLAGDPDGAYDVDFIPLRTGKRAAVQFLANHCMVEPSQIYAFGDSGNDLEMLRYAGNGFLVANATEEAKQKHSQVCGTPYAAGIRTTLQHFFI from the coding sequence ATGAGTGTGAAAAAATGCTTTGCTAGTACCGACAGCACAAAGGCACTTATTTGTTTTGATTTTGATGAGACTTATTTTCCTCATGCTTGTGAGAAAGGGCAGCTGGAGGATCTGCATGCTATGGAACTTTATCTAGATCAGATTTCCAGGCAGTATCATGTGAAGATTGCATGGGTTACCGGAAGTGATTGTAATTCCCTGGCTGCTAAAATGGAGCGTGCACATTTGACTTATATGCCCCATTTCATTGCAGCTAATCTAGGAACGGAACTGTACCAACTAACAGCTGGTGGAGAACTAAAGGAGATATACGATTGGAAAAAGCATTTACCTGTTCAAGAAGAATTCAATCAGCTTGTAGAGGATTTGATTCATATGCTCTCTTTGGATGGGATAGCGTTACAGCCACAGACGATGCATGGGCAGAGCTCGTACAAAAAGAACTATTATTACTTTCCTAATGAAGATGATTTGGCTGAGGTAATGCATCGTATAAGGCAGGCAGCCGCTGCAGCTAAGGTAGGATTGAATGTGAACGCATGCAATCCACTGGCAGGAGACCCAGACGGGGCATATGATGTGGATTTCATTCCGTTAAGGACTGGAAAACGAGCGGCCGTTCAGTTCTTGGCAAATCATTGCATGGTGGAGCCATCGCAGATCTATGCTTTTGGAGACAGTGGAAATGACCTTGAAATGCTGCGATATGCAGGAAATGGTTTCCTTGTTGCTAATGCAACAGAGGAGGCGAAACAGAAGCATAGTCAGGTATGCGGAACACCTTACGCAGCCGGTATCCGTACGACGCTGCAACATTTCTTTATTTGA
- a CDS encoding LacI family DNA-binding transcriptional regulator, whose amino-acid sequence MPTINDIAKKCGVSKSTVSRVLNGHPYVSEQKRQKILSAIEESGFTPNSLAVQFRKRKTSAIGILTPQVDHPYFAALVQSLSNACTAKGWKTVIFQTFGDKKRELDVFAKLKQRELDAIIATSSALEAPLLARCLENGPILICNEKYEIDTTVCSLDEESAAYKLTMHMLQTGKKRLLFCLDHTSPSQEARYKGFLNALAARNLKEGGKRIEGMVSIEDGIRLGTDLFHDKQLLIDGIFAGSDFVAAGILHAAKQHQIAVPENCAVTGFDNHPISQITDPPLTTYDNEIEAMARKTAEQLDMQLSGNINVPKLFQWQGYLVPRHST is encoded by the coding sequence ATGCCTACTATAAACGACATCGCAAAGAAATGCGGTGTTTCCAAAAGTACTGTCTCTCGCGTATTAAATGGGCATCCTTATGTATCTGAACAGAAGCGGCAAAAGATCCTTTCTGCTATCGAGGAATCCGGATTCACCCCGAATAGCTTGGCTGTTCAATTTCGTAAGCGAAAAACCTCTGCCATAGGTATTCTCACACCTCAAGTCGATCATCCTTATTTCGCAGCATTGGTGCAATCATTATCGAATGCCTGTACAGCAAAAGGATGGAAAACCGTAATCTTTCAGACATTCGGTGATAAAAAACGTGAACTGGATGTATTCGCCAAGCTGAAACAGCGTGAACTGGACGCTATAATCGCAACTTCATCAGCACTGGAAGCTCCCCTTTTAGCCCGTTGCTTAGAAAACGGTCCAATACTTATTTGTAATGAGAAATACGAAATTGACACAACTGTATGCAGTCTAGATGAAGAGAGTGCCGCCTATAAATTGACCATGCATATGCTGCAAACAGGTAAGAAGCGACTCTTATTCTGCCTTGACCACACTTCCCCATCCCAAGAAGCTAGATATAAAGGTTTTCTAAATGCCTTAGCTGCGAGAAATCTAAAGGAAGGCGGGAAACGCATAGAAGGAATGGTATCAATTGAGGATGGTATTCGTTTGGGTACTGATTTATTTCATGATAAACAATTGCTCATAGATGGCATATTTGCTGGAAGCGACTTCGTTGCCGCTGGGATTCTGCATGCTGCCAAGCAGCATCAAATCGCTGTGCCAGAAAATTGCGCAGTTACTGGGTTTGATAACCATCCTATCTCTCAGATTACCGATCCTCCGCTGACCACCTATGATAATGAAATAGAGGCCATGGCACGAAAGACTGCAGAACAATTAGATATGCAGCTATCTGGTAACATTAATGTACCCAAACTATTTCAATGGCAAGGATATCTTGTACCGAGGCATTCCACGTAA
- a CDS encoding 6-phospho-beta-glucosidase: protein MGKLKIVTIGGGSSYTPEIVEGFIKRYDELPITELWLVDVEAGKEKLEIVGNMAKRMVEKAGLPIDVHLTLDRREALKDADFVTTQFRVGLLDARAKDERIPLKYNVIGQETNGPGGLFKGLRTIPVILDICKDMEELCPNAWLVNFTNPAGMVTEAVLRYSNIKNVVGLCNVPIMMKMQVAELLGADGDRVHIDFAGLNHMVFGLNVYLDGENVTDTVLDKMTSADKKEMTMRNIKNLDWEPSFIKGLKAIPCPYHRYYYKTSQMLEAELEEADNEGTRAEVVQGVERDLFELYKDPNLAEKPEQLSKRGGAYYSDAACSLINSIYNDKRDIQTVNTINNGAIQSIPNDSAIEINCVITKDGPKPIGIGDLPVPVRGLVQQIKSFERVGAEAAVTGDYNTALLAMTINPLVPSDEIAKKIMDEMLEAHKEHLPQFFKKIEA, encoded by the coding sequence ATGGGAAAATTGAAGATCGTTACAATCGGCGGAGGTTCAAGTTACACACCGGAAATCGTGGAAGGGTTCATTAAACGCTATGATGAATTGCCAATTACAGAGCTTTGGCTCGTGGACGTAGAAGCAGGGAAAGAAAAGCTTGAGATTGTAGGAAATATGGCAAAGCGCATGGTGGAAAAAGCAGGCTTGCCGATCGATGTGCATTTGACATTGGATCGCCGGGAAGCTTTGAAGGATGCAGACTTTGTTACAACACAATTCCGTGTTGGACTATTGGACGCACGAGCAAAAGACGAAAGAATCCCATTGAAATATAATGTAATCGGACAGGAAACGAACGGACCAGGCGGATTGTTCAAAGGTCTGCGTACTATTCCTGTCATCCTTGATATTTGTAAAGATATGGAGGAGCTTTGCCCGAATGCATGGCTTGTGAACTTCACAAACCCAGCTGGTATGGTAACAGAAGCAGTGCTTCGCTACTCTAATATCAAAAATGTCGTCGGCTTATGTAACGTGCCGATCATGATGAAGATGCAAGTAGCAGAGCTGCTTGGTGCCGATGGAGATCGTGTGCACATCGACTTTGCTGGTCTGAATCACATGGTATTCGGCTTGAATGTATACTTGGACGGAGAAAATGTTACGGATACCGTGCTGGATAAAATGACAAGCGCCGATAAAAAAGAGATGACGATGAGAAACATCAAAAATCTTGACTGGGAACCTAGCTTCATCAAAGGTTTGAAAGCTATCCCGTGTCCATACCACCGTTACTACTACAAGACTTCGCAAATGCTTGAAGCAGAGCTTGAAGAAGCAGATAACGAAGGTACACGTGCCGAGGTCGTGCAAGGCGTTGAGCGTGATTTGTTCGAGCTTTACAAAGATCCGAATCTTGCAGAGAAACCTGAGCAGCTGTCCAAACGCGGCGGTGCATACTACAGTGATGCTGCTTGCAGTCTGATCAACTCCATCTACAATGACAAACGTGATATTCAGACAGTGAACACAATCAATAATGGTGCTATCCAGAGCATCCCGAACGATTCTGCTATCGAAATCAACTGTGTCATTACCAAAGATGGTCCAAAACCGATTGGTATTGGTGACCTTCCAGTACCAGTACGCGGACTTGTTCAGCAAATCAAGTCATTCGAGCGTGTTGGAGCTGAGGCAGCTGTAACAGGTGATTACAACACTGCTTTGCTTGCGATGACAATCAACCCGCTTGTACCTTCTGATGAGATAGCGAAGAAGATAATGGATGAAATGTTGGAGGCTCATAAAGAGCATTTGCCACAGTTCTTTAAAAAGATAGAAGCATAA